The stretch of DNA CACGTCCCTTGTCATACAGCGTGCCGTCTGCGGGTTACTCATCGTGGCCGAAAGGCAGCTGGAGGCGGTAGCCACAGACGAGAAGATCTCAGCGGAAGGTACTACAGTTGGAGAAGGGGGTAACGCCTGGGCACCAGGAAAAGCAACGCCGAAGGGATTAGGAACGTTTGCGCAGTCCTTAAGCAACTGCAGGTCGAACATATCGAGTCCATCTGAGACCCTCTCTTCCGTTGCTACCACTGGTGCTGGGCTCTGCCGCGATAAAGGTGTCTGCCGCGTACTGCCGTGTTGAGGTGGGGGTGCCTGATTCTCCATCGTTTACCCACGCTAAATCGACCagcaagaacaaaaaatcTGTTTCCTCACGGCCTCGTCCACCCcgaaaacagaaaattaaaaataaaacacaagcacacaaagCGACAAAAACCCGGCTTTACTCCTCAACAACCTTTGAAAACAAGCCAAAGAGCGTCCTAGTaccaaaaaaagataatgatCACAAATTCACAAGAAAATATGCAAACTCTCTGCTCTCACCTTTTTATCctcaatatttctttttgttacccCCTTCCGGTTCGGACAGAGTTGTCACCACACGCGAGAGCTTGACAAAGTCCTCTTCTCTTCGCTACCCCACCAACTAGGGATAATGAAGCGGCACAAGCGATCGCGCAAGTGGAGGATCGCTCTGTACAAGAGCCAGAAtgatgcaacaaaaaaagaggaaaagttcCTGTGGTCCTACAGGAGAAAGCGAAACAGCCGATCAAACAACCTACGGATAACGAAAGAATTCAGTGTACCGATTCTCAGGGCGCGAGCCGTCCTGGTACTGTCGCTTTCTACCACTATACCCCAATATCCTTCCTCTATTTCTCTCTCTGCAGAAACCAAAAGACACGTACAgatccaaagaaaaaaaaggcgcgAACAAACCGACCTTCTTAATCCAATGTTAGCTTGCGTCACAGGTTTTTTTGTGATCCTTCCCTCCTCGTAccttttgcttccttcccttcccctatTTGCACCTTCCCGACCTTTGCTTTGCTGCCAAGCACTCCTTCTTTCCTGATCTTCAACAAAAGGCGCTCGCACCCACTGcaaaaggaaatggagaTATAAATGGACAAGCGAAAATACACCACGCGCCCCTCGTGCTTGTACTTTACTATGGTTGTACGGCCGTGACGGTCCGCCAGTCAGGAAGACCACCAATAGGACGGTAGAGGGGACAAGGAAAAAGTAGAAAGATATTTTATTCCCTTTGGGCAGccgggaaggaggaggattgCGAATGAGAGGGCGAGGAgagataataaaaaaagtgtaTATGGAGGTTGCGAAGCTGCCTCAACAAAGTCAAAAGAATACTAGCACAGAAAAATGCCAATGTGggtcctcctcttcacttccctcctcttttctattttttcttcttccctggTTTATCGACCTTTGTTGACTCGCCCccgttcctcttcttttattcctCCCTGTCGCCAGTCCGCTTCTTaagttaaacaaaaaaaatagaactgAACTTCtggtacgaaaaaaaaaaaggctgaggaaaggaaaaaccaAACCAAACTAAACAGGGGGGTCTTTCGTTCTGTGTTGCCTTGTTCGGTTCTcgacacaaaaagaaagaggacaAGCGATGcttcagttgtttttttttttcgtttttagtTATTAATCTTTTCTCtaatcctttcctttccttcacttccttccCTACCAGTGCACCCCTGCTACACACAGAATGCTCTATAAGCTGGGGTTTAACTGGCAGACTAAAAAGGGCGccagaaagcacaaaataagCTTGagagaaagcaaagaaaagagaagagaaaaccaACATAGAATGGTGCAGAGGTGAAAAGCAAGCTGAGATGTGGCCAGAAGGAAAtcaacgtatatatatatgtatgagGTACAGCTGTGGGATGAGATTTCTCGCTTTCTTCCCAATATATGCGACAATGAAAAGGGGACACATAAGGGGACCAAATACAAACCAGTCCAACACCTTCCAATATGGGCACAAACTACTGGTCTTTGCAGAACCtcgggagggggggaaacacATGACGTTGTCACGGGAACTCGTGCGCTTCACTAGGAAGAATAAATAGCGCTAGCGCCAAAGAACCGGCCTTATCAAGGCAACTTGTTGCACCCCAACCTCTTTCTCAAATCCGCCCTCACCTCCCCCCCCTTACTTTTCATCACACATCCCCTACGGCATCCTCCACCCACGGCAAATCGTTCCCAGCGTCAACACCATCTTCAGTGCGAGCGCCGTTCCAATCAGCCGGCCTCGTTGCTACCGATGAGCAGTTGGCATCCGGCGCTCCCGCCTTATCGTCCAGTTTCGCATGCCCACTGCCCGTCACCGGACGATGATGTCCAGAACCCCCCCCTGCTACGACCGCAATTGTTGACTGTGGTTGGGCCTGCTGGATTGGAGAGGGTGGGAGTCCTAGCGATTGCAGTAACTGTTTTGTGCTATGGGCTGGTATCGAGACTTCGGTACTTATCGGCTCCTCCTCGGAACTTTGTAGGAAGTTGCACGTTTCAGACGACCAACTATCGTCGTTTGCTGATAAGTAGTTGTGTGATTCCCTCAACACCCTCAACCACAGAGGATGGTGAACAACTCGATCCACATCACTTTTCCGCCCCACAGCACCGCGTTCCCCTGGAACATCAATAAAGTCGATAAACCCCTTACCCTTAGCAGGTTTGTCCAGTGCGAGAAATTTCGTTTTCTGCTGGGTCGCCACCGGGGAAGTGGTACCTGCAGTGGTGCATTTGCCGCTCGTGTTCTCATGTGGGACGGTAGCCTCAAATCGGCAGTGTAAATGGGCAGCTATCCAGTACCGCGGTTTTATATCCTGCAGCAGCTTCACAGTGTGCGGATTGCCCAGGACACCGTGTCGTATATCTTCCCTGAAGTACGGCTTATATCGGAGTAATTGTTCTTCATCACCGTATTTTGTTACACCAGTAGGCCAGTCGTGGGAAACAAATATGTCAACAGGAGGGAGGGTAATATGGGAGTTGGTAGTGTCATTTCCCCCATCCTGAGATACTTTCTGTGCCGGATTCGCGATGTTCGCAGCTGTAGCCAACGGTGATACTGACTGTGCACCCCATTTCCGGCCCCACTGCTGCATGTGCCGAAGGGCACGCACAAAAGCCCTTAATTTTTCTACCTCAATGCGGCGCACGTGGTAGGCGGAGCGCTTTGAGGCCTCAGAGACATGAAACGGCCGGTTGGGATAAGGCCGCACGTAGTCATGGGCCTTGAAAATCCCACTTATGCCTGCAACCGTAATGCaaccatcaacaacaacaactcctGAGTGACCTAAATAATAAATGTTGGGTGCGAGGAAGCCACCGTACGACTCTTCGGCGAGCCAATCGGAGCACTCGTGGTTTCCGCCAACGAACAATGTAAGGTACGGTGCCCGCTTTTCGCCCTGATAGTACTTTACAAAGTCGCCGAGAGAGCGATACTTCTCCGGCACAGCCATACACTTCAAGTCCTCCTCTCTGCGGAGGGCTTGGAAATCGCCAGCACAGATGACAAAATCAATCTTTTTCCCCGATGAAACCTCGTGGTCGGAGCACGCTAGATATATTTTATCGAGTTCTCCGTGGCAACACCCCACCACGGCCACGTGCAAATTAGCAAATGTCTCGGTTGCTCCACCACTGCTTGAGGGAGCCGTCCTCTCGGTTACGCCCCCCTTTACATTAAAAAAGTGATGCACCAGACTCGACATTTTGAATAAACAAAGAGAGCAGACGAATATATCTGCACCTTCCCACCCCTTGGTCTCTCTCCTGTTGTCTCCCTTTGCCTGATTCCCCTCCCAGTCATACGGAACAAAGGGACAAAGAACAATACATTGCCAACCGAGAAAATAGACAAAAATGCAAGGCCAACATAAAACGAATGGGGAACAAACGGCAACCGCTGCTGCCACAAACATCGTCAGCAAGGAAGGATGAAACATCAGGGCTCCGTTCACAACATCTGCTATTTGATGCAAATTATTTATCCACAGTCgctttattatcattatta from Trypanosoma brucei brucei TREU927 chromosome 5, complete sequence encodes:
- a CDS encoding hypothetical protein, conserved (similar to SP:O13765: Lariat debranching enzyme (EC 3.1.-.-). {Schizosaccharomyces pombe} (PMID: 9001235)) → MSSLVHHFFNVKGGVTERTAPSSSGGATETFANLHVAVVGCCHGELDKIYLACSDHEVSSGKKIDFVICAGDFQALRREEDLKCMAVPEKYRSLGDFVKYYQGEKRAPYLTLFVGGNHECSDWLAEESYGGFLAPNIYYLGHSGVVVVDGCITVAGISGIFKAHDYVRPYPNRPFHVSEASKRSAYHVRRIEVEKLRAFVRALRHMQQWGRKWGAQSVSPLATAANIANPAQKVSQDGGNDTTNSHITLPPVDIFVSHDWPTGVTKYGDEEQLLRYKPYFREDIRHGVLGNPHTVKLLQDIKPRYWIAAHLHCRFEATVPHENTSGKCTTAGTTSPVATQQKTKFLALDKPAKGKGFIDFIDVPGERGAVGRKSDVDRVVHHPLWLRVLRESHNYLSANDDSWSSETCNFLQSSEEEPISTEVSIPAHSTKQLLQSLGLPPSPIQQAQPQSTIAVVAGGGSGHHRPVTGSGHAKLDDKAGAPDANCSSVATRPADWNGARTEDGVDAGNDLPWVEDAVGDV